Proteins from one Caulobacter sp. 73W genomic window:
- a CDS encoding DUF885 family protein produces the protein MDRRTFLATAAASAIAAPALAQIKGGAEDQRLHAMLDKFFYDSVDKSPTRATSLGLDKGARAHLKSELGDASLADRARRLADAKQRLVDLKTINRTALSPSAAIDYDVIAYQNEVQVTALSRVKFGEGGSGGYSPYAIDQRSGAYQSVPDFLDNQHGVANAADADAYVARVKAFATVLDQETERMNAEAAMGVIAPNFILATTLDQMRALRGQATADTVLVKSITRRAKAAGLTADYGAQVAGVVDAQVWPALDRQIAAVEALRAKATDKTGAWTLPADPGYYAGAVAAATTTNMTPEEVHQLGLSQAAEITARMDVLLKGMGLTQGSVADRMTELGKRPDQLYPNTDAGKEEMIKVLNAQIAALDPRLPEVFGRLPKTKVEVRRVPVNIQDGASNGYYQRPTLDGSRPGAFYINLKDSADWPKFSLATLTYHEASPGHHLQIGLQMENADVPLIRRTGGFSAFSEGWALYAEQLAYEMGVYKGDPNGELGYLQSFLFRAIRLVVDTGIHHKRWTRDQATAYMVGATGYTHGRVQREIDRYCVWPGQALSYKVGHTSWVRIREDAKAKLGSKFDIRQFHDAALLSGPMPLTVLEKQINAYVARTKA, from the coding sequence ATGGACCGCAGAACCTTCCTCGCCACGGCCGCCGCCTCGGCCATCGCCGCGCCGGCCTTGGCCCAAATCAAGGGAGGCGCTGAGGATCAGCGGCTCCATGCGATGCTCGACAAGTTCTTCTACGACAGCGTCGACAAGAGCCCGACCCGCGCCACCTCGCTGGGCCTGGACAAGGGCGCCCGCGCCCATCTGAAGAGCGAGCTGGGCGACGCCTCCCTGGCGGACCGCGCCCGCCGTCTGGCCGACGCCAAGCAGCGCCTGGTCGATCTGAAGACCATCAACCGCACCGCGCTCAGCCCGTCGGCGGCCATCGACTACGACGTCATCGCCTACCAGAACGAAGTGCAGGTCACGGCCCTGTCGCGCGTTAAGTTCGGCGAAGGCGGCAGCGGCGGCTACTCGCCCTACGCCATCGACCAGCGCTCGGGCGCCTATCAGTCGGTGCCCGATTTCCTCGACAACCAGCATGGCGTCGCCAACGCCGCTGACGCCGACGCCTATGTCGCCCGCGTGAAGGCCTTCGCCACGGTTCTCGACCAGGAAACCGAGCGGATGAACGCCGAGGCGGCGATGGGCGTCATCGCGCCGAACTTCATCCTCGCCACCACCCTGGACCAGATGCGCGCCCTGCGCGGTCAGGCGACCGCCGACACCGTGCTGGTCAAGTCCATCACCCGTCGCGCCAAGGCCGCTGGCCTGACCGCCGACTATGGCGCCCAGGTCGCGGGCGTGGTCGACGCCCAGGTGTGGCCAGCCCTGGATCGCCAGATCGCGGCGGTCGAGGCCCTGCGCGCCAAGGCGACCGACAAGACCGGCGCCTGGACGCTGCCGGCCGACCCCGGCTACTACGCCGGCGCCGTGGCGGCGGCCACGACCACCAACATGACCCCCGAAGAGGTCCACCAGCTGGGGCTGTCCCAGGCGGCCGAGATCACCGCCCGCATGGACGTGCTGCTCAAGGGCATGGGCCTGACCCAGGGTTCGGTGGCCGACCGCATGACCGAGCTCGGCAAGCGTCCGGATCAGCTTTATCCGAACACCGACGCCGGCAAGGAAGAGATGATCAAGGTCCTGAACGCCCAGATCGCGGCGCTCGACCCGCGTCTGCCCGAAGTGTTCGGCCGCCTGCCCAAGACCAAGGTCGAGGTGCGCCGCGTGCCGGTGAACATCCAGGACGGCGCGTCCAACGGCTACTACCAGCGCCCGACGCTGGACGGCTCGCGTCCCGGCGCCTTCTACATCAACCTGAAGGACAGCGCCGACTGGCCGAAGTTCAGCCTGGCGACCCTGACCTACCACGAGGCCAGCCCGGGCCATCACCTGCAGATCGGTCTGCAGATGGAGAACGCGGACGTGCCGCTGATCCGCCGCACCGGCGGCTTCTCGGCCTTCTCCGAGGGCTGGGCGCTCTACGCCGAACAGTTGGCCTACGAGATGGGCGTCTACAAAGGCGACCCGAACGGCGAGCTGGGCTACCTGCAGTCGTTCCTGTTCCGGGCCATCCGCCTGGTGGTCGACACCGGCATCCACCACAAGCGTTGGACCCGCGATCAGGCCACCGCCTACATGGTCGGGGCCACCGGCTACACCCACGGCCGCGTCCAGCGCGAGATCGACCGCTACTGCGTGTGGCCGGGCCAGGCGCTCAGCTACAAGGTCGGCCACACCTCGTGGGTGCGCATCCGTGAGGACGCCAAGGCCAAGCTGGGTTCGAAGTTCGACATCCGCCAGTTCCACGACGCGGCCCTGCTGTCGGGCCCGATGCCGCTGACGGTCCTGGAAAAGCAGATCAACGCCTACGTGGCGCGGACCAAGGCCTAG
- a CDS encoding EAL domain-containing protein, producing the protein MTLDPYRLLGLAFASSDLLLELDDYGRITFVAGAEHELFGHGDPITGMLLHDLLAPRDRDRLHHFLLGLADGGRHGPIVLAPAHDADSPISLSARRLAENAGRICCAVTAAPALPRFVTGPVSVAPYAPKPAPAAVAPEPAPQAPVEVAPATPPAVMTDLPPDMITPPPVEAPPTEIVEPIVQATASHNTRAMHRALARAEALAAAVSQRRFNFAFQPVVRLADDTVHHQEVLVRFDNGADPLQMIRTAQAFELMEELDHAVVEQAIRRLASDVPTLRLAVKVTGRTLCDEAYAQHVERLLRRHDSARGRLIFELTESNTITDMVLADRYAQVLRGMGSLVCLGDFGAGANSMAHLQRLQLDLAKIDGRYVRELTGGREEAALVRHLVQAFSELGLRTVAAMVENGGVEEAARHAGVDFAQGYLYGRPTERPETPKMRRAAPVAPPLLKLA; encoded by the coding sequence TTGACCCTCGACCCCTACCGGCTGCTTGGACTGGCCTTCGCCAGTTCCGACCTCCTCCTGGAGCTGGACGACTACGGACGCATCACGTTCGTGGCCGGGGCGGAGCATGAACTGTTCGGCCACGGCGACCCGATCACCGGCATGCTGCTGCACGATCTGCTGGCCCCGCGGGACCGGGATCGGCTGCACCATTTCCTCCTCGGCCTGGCCGACGGCGGACGCCACGGCCCCATCGTCCTGGCTCCGGCGCATGACGCCGACAGCCCGATCAGCCTGTCGGCTCGCCGCCTGGCGGAGAACGCCGGCCGCATCTGCTGCGCCGTGACCGCCGCGCCGGCCTTGCCGCGCTTCGTGACCGGGCCGGTCAGCGTCGCGCCCTATGCGCCCAAGCCCGCCCCCGCCGCCGTCGCACCCGAGCCGGCTCCCCAGGCGCCGGTGGAGGTCGCGCCCGCCACGCCGCCGGCGGTGATGACCGACCTGCCGCCGGACATGATCACCCCGCCCCCGGTCGAGGCCCCGCCCACCGAGATCGTCGAGCCGATCGTCCAGGCGACCGCTTCGCACAACACCCGCGCCATGCACCGCGCCCTGGCCCGGGCCGAGGCCCTGGCGGCGGCGGTCAGCCAGCGTCGCTTCAACTTCGCCTTCCAGCCGGTCGTGCGTCTGGCCGACGACACCGTGCACCACCAGGAAGTCCTGGTGCGCTTCGACAACGGCGCCGACCCGCTGCAGATGATCCGCACCGCCCAGGCCTTCGAGCTGATGGAGGAATTGGACCACGCCGTGGTCGAGCAGGCCATCCGTCGCCTGGCCTCGGACGTCCCTACGCTGCGCCTGGCGGTGAAGGTCACCGGCCGCACCTTGTGCGACGAGGCCTACGCCCAGCACGTGGAGCGCCTGCTGCGCCGCCACGACAGCGCGCGCGGGCGGCTGATCTTCGAGCTGACCGAGAGCAACACCATCACCGACATGGTGCTGGCCGATCGCTACGCCCAGGTTCTGCGCGGCATGGGTTCGCTGGTCTGCCTGGGCGACTTCGGGGCTGGAGCCAACTCCATGGCCCACCTGCAGCGCCTGCAACTGGACCTGGCCAAGATCGACGGCCGCTACGTGCGCGAACTTACCGGCGGGCGCGAAGAGGCGGCGCTGGTGCGCCATTTGGTGCAGGCGTTCAGCGAACTGGGCCTGCGCACCGTCGCGGCCATGGTCGAGAACGGGGGCGTCGAGGAAGCCGCCCGCCACGCCGGCGTCGACTTCGCACAGGGCTATCTCTACGGCCGCCCCACCGAGCGTCCCGAGACCCCTAAAATGCGAAGGGCGGCGCCGGTGGCGCCGCCCTTGCTGAAGCTGGCCTGA
- a CDS encoding LysR substrate-binding domain-containing protein, whose translation MPPSTACPAAPRKWAATCWSGEGIILGLPGLRWLDQIAPSGQVVWRCNTLTNLCTAVAGGLGVSVLPSLAGTQAGLVRCFPVAELSAELWLVTRAELRGMPHVRAFMDCLANHMRRLRPLLSGEGGGELDATAIPAV comes from the coding sequence ATGCCGCCCAGCACGGCGTGCCCGGCAGCGCCGAGGAAATGGGCGGCCACCTGCTGGTCGGGGGAGGGGATCATCCTGGGCCTGCCGGGGCTGCGCTGGCTGGACCAGATCGCGCCGAGCGGCCAGGTCGTCTGGCGCTGCAACACCCTGACCAACCTGTGCACCGCCGTCGCCGGAGGGCTGGGCGTCTCGGTCCTGCCCAGCCTGGCCGGAACGCAGGCGGGCCTCGTCCGCTGCTTCCCCGTGGCGGAGCTGAGCGCCGAGCTCTGGCTGGTCACCCGCGCCGAGCTTCGCGGCATGCCGCACGTCCGCGCCTTCATGGATTGTCTGGCCAACCACATGCGCCGGCTGCGGCCCTTGCTCAGCGGCGAGGGTGGCGGAGAGCTGGACGCGACGGCGATTCCGGCCGTCTAG
- a CDS encoding glutathione S-transferase family protein: MKLYYDPLSTESRAVLLFAHEHRLKFDEEIVSVWDGAHLSDVFAGLNPNRTLPLLVDRNLRLTQASTILKYLAELTGSQTYPHSLHPRILVNERMDWFVGGLARDFLHGFIYPQMFPACRYAAAEHQTALRRHLAASHRWLCILDRHILASSPYVCGADLTIADYLGATYVGVGDWIGFSLADYPNVAAWMDRMRSLQAWSTSHHEFEAGLIARWSPEIAERLAGAQAGLVSDPV; this comes from the coding sequence ATGAAACTGTACTACGACCCTCTATCGACCGAGTCGCGAGCCGTGCTGCTGTTCGCGCATGAGCATCGTCTGAAGTTCGACGAGGAAATCGTCAGCGTCTGGGACGGCGCGCACCTGTCCGACGTCTTCGCCGGCCTTAATCCCAACCGCACCCTGCCGTTGCTGGTGGATCGCAACCTGCGCCTGACGCAGGCCTCGACGATCCTCAAGTACCTGGCCGAACTGACGGGGTCGCAGACCTATCCGCACAGCCTGCATCCGCGCATACTGGTCAACGAGCGGATGGACTGGTTCGTCGGCGGCCTGGCCCGCGACTTCCTGCATGGCTTTATCTATCCGCAGATGTTCCCGGCCTGCCGTTACGCGGCGGCCGAGCACCAGACGGCCCTGCGCCGCCATCTGGCGGCCTCGCATCGCTGGCTGTGCATTCTGGATCGCCACATCCTGGCGTCCTCCCCATATGTCTGCGGCGCGGACCTGACCATCGCCGACTATCTGGGCGCGACCTATGTCGGCGTGGGCGACTGGATCGGCTTCAGTCTGGCCGATTATCCCAACGTCGCCGCCTGGATGGACCGCATGCGCTCGCTGCAGGCGTGGTCGACATCCCATCACGAATTCGAAGCCGGTCTCATCGCGCGCTGGTCGCCCGAGATCGCCGAACGCCTTGCCGGCGCGCAGGCGGGTCTGGTTTCAGATCCAGTCTGA
- the alaS gene encoding alanine--tRNA ligase — MPSLNDIRSTFLDYFGGADHAVVPSSPLVPQNDPTLLFVNAGMVPFKNAFTGAETPVAPRATSSQKCVRAGGKHNDLDNVGYTARHHTFFEMLGNFSFGDYFKERAITLAWNLLTKEYKLPVEKLLVTVYASDDEAADLWKKIAGLDDRKIIRIGTSDNFWSMGDTGPCGPCSEIFFDHGDHIPGGPPGSPDEDGDRFIEIWNLVFMQFEQQAGGERINLPKPSIDTGMGLERIAAVLQGVHDNYDVDLFKALIAASVEATGVKAEGESQASHRVIADHLRSSSFLLADGVSPSNEGRGYVLRRIMRRAMRHAYLLGAQEPLMHRLAPTLIEQMGGAYPELRRAEALITETLRQEEERFRRTLGRGMTLLDEATADLAEGGVLSGDVAFKLYDTYGFPLDLTQDAVRAKGLTVDTDAFDTAMDKQRQMARENWTGSGQQGTGAEWFAVKERDGATEFVGYDITEATGVVKAIVADGAEVASAASGQTVQVVLDRTPFYAESGGQAGDQGVIDANGAVSRVLDTQKQAGELHVHTVELTGPLAVGDKVVASVDAERRHTTRSNHSAAHLVHAALHHVLGAHVAQKGQLVDGDRMRFDFSHGGPLTADEIERIEAEVNEVIRQNVPAKIEVMAPQAAIEAGAVALFGEKYGESVRVLTLGQALTGEDKGYSVELCGGTHVARTGDIALFKIVSEQGVAAGVRRIEALTGEAARRFLLDQAGVAKGLAEQFKVPVEGVAARVEGLIADRKRLEKELAEAKKALALGGGSGGASGPEDVAGTAFIGRVLDGVGGKDLRGVVEDFKKSIGSGVVALVGTSDGKAAVAVAVTADLTGKFNAAELARAAVIAMGGQGAGGKPDFAQGGAPDDSKAAEGVAAVKAALAG, encoded by the coding sequence ATGCCGAGCCTGAACGACATCCGCAGCACCTTCCTCGACTACTTCGGGGGCGCCGACCACGCCGTGGTCCCGTCCTCGCCGCTGGTGCCGCAGAACGATCCGACCCTGCTGTTCGTCAATGCGGGCATGGTGCCGTTCAAGAACGCCTTCACCGGCGCCGAGACGCCGGTCGCGCCGCGCGCCACCTCGTCGCAGAAGTGCGTCCGCGCCGGCGGCAAGCACAACGACCTGGACAATGTCGGCTACACGGCCCGCCACCACACCTTCTTCGAGATGCTGGGGAACTTCTCCTTCGGCGACTATTTCAAGGAGCGTGCGATCACGCTCGCCTGGAATCTGCTGACCAAGGAATACAAGCTTCCCGTCGAGAAGCTGCTGGTCACGGTCTATGCGTCCGACGACGAGGCCGCCGACCTGTGGAAGAAGATCGCCGGGCTGGATGACCGCAAGATCATCCGCATCGGCACCTCCGACAACTTCTGGTCCATGGGCGACACCGGCCCGTGCGGCCCGTGCTCGGAAATCTTCTTCGACCACGGCGACCACATCCCCGGCGGCCCTCCCGGCAGCCCGGACGAGGATGGCGACCGGTTCATCGAGATCTGGAACCTCGTCTTCATGCAGTTCGAGCAGCAGGCGGGCGGCGAACGCATCAACCTGCCCAAGCCCTCGATCGACACCGGCATGGGCCTGGAGCGCATCGCCGCCGTCCTGCAGGGCGTGCACGACAATTATGACGTGGACCTGTTCAAGGCCCTGATCGCCGCCTCGGTCGAGGCGACCGGCGTGAAGGCCGAGGGCGAAAGCCAGGCCAGCCATCGGGTCATCGCCGACCACCTGCGCTCGTCCTCGTTCCTGCTGGCCGACGGCGTGTCGCCCTCGAACGAAGGCCGCGGCTACGTCCTGCGCCGCATCATGCGCCGCGCCATGCGTCACGCCTATCTGCTAGGCGCGCAGGAGCCGCTGATGCACCGCCTGGCTCCGACCCTGATCGAGCAGATGGGCGGCGCCTATCCCGAGCTGCGCCGCGCCGAAGCGCTGATCACCGAGACCCTGCGCCAGGAAGAAGAGCGGTTCCGCCGCACCCTGGGCCGCGGCATGACCCTGCTGGACGAGGCGACCGCCGACCTCGCCGAAGGCGGCGTGCTGTCGGGCGACGTGGCCTTCAAGCTCTACGACACCTACGGCTTCCCGCTCGACCTGACCCAGGACGCCGTGCGCGCCAAGGGCCTGACCGTCGATACCGACGCCTTCGACACCGCCATGGACAAGCAGCGCCAGATGGCGCGCGAGAACTGGACCGGCTCGGGCCAGCAGGGCACCGGCGCCGAATGGTTCGCGGTCAAGGAACGTGACGGCGCGACCGAGTTCGTCGGCTACGACATCACCGAGGCCACCGGCGTGGTGAAGGCCATCGTCGCCGACGGCGCCGAGGTTGCGTCTGCGGCTTCTGGCCAGACCGTGCAGGTCGTCCTCGACCGCACCCCGTTCTACGCCGAGAGCGGCGGCCAGGCTGGCGACCAGGGCGTCATCGACGCCAATGGGGCGGTCAGCCGCGTGCTCGACACCCAAAAGCAGGCCGGCGAACTGCACGTCCACACTGTCGAACTCACTGGCCCGCTGGCCGTGGGCGACAAGGTGGTGGCCTCGGTCGACGCCGAGCGTCGCCACACCACCCGGTCCAACCACTCCGCGGCGCACCTGGTGCACGCCGCCCTGCACCATGTGCTGGGCGCCCACGTGGCGCAGAAGGGCCAGTTGGTCGATGGCGACCGCATGCGCTTCGACTTCAGCCACGGCGGCCCGCTGACCGCCGACGAGATCGAGCGCATCGAGGCTGAGGTCAACGAGGTCATCCGCCAGAACGTCCCGGCCAAGATTGAGGTCATGGCCCCGCAGGCGGCCATCGAGGCCGGCGCGGTCGCCTTGTTCGGCGAGAAATACGGCGAGAGCGTTCGCGTCCTGACCCTGGGCCAGGCCCTGACCGGCGAGGACAAGGGCTATTCGGTCGAACTGTGCGGCGGCACTCACGTGGCCCGCACCGGCGACATCGCCCTGTTCAAGATCGTCTCAGAGCAAGGCGTCGCCGCCGGCGTGCGCCGCATCGAGGCCCTGACCGGCGAGGCGGCCCGCCGCTTCCTGCTGGATCAGGCGGGCGTCGCCAAGGGTCTGGCCGAGCAGTTCAAGGTCCCGGTGGAGGGCGTCGCCGCGCGCGTCGAGGGTCTGATCGCCGACCGCAAGCGTCTGGAGAAGGAACTGGCCGAGGCCAAGAAGGCCCTGGCCCTGGGCGGCGGCTCGGGCGGCGCGTCCGGTCCTGAAGACGTCGCTGGCACGGCTTTCATCGGCCGCGTCCTCGACGGCGTCGGCGGCAAGGACCTGCGCGGCGTGGTCGAAGACTTCAAGAAGTCCATCGGCTCGGGCGTGGTCGCCCTGGTCGGCACGTCCGACGGCAAGGCCGCCGTGGCCGTCGCCGTGACCGCGGATCTGACCGGCAAGTTCAATGCCGCCGAGCTGGCCCGCGCCGCCGTGATCGCCATGGGCGGCCAGGGCGCCGGCGGCAAGCCGGACTTCGCCCAGGGCGGGGCTCCGGACGACTCCAAGGCCGCCGAAGGCGTGGCCGCCGTCAAAGCCGCGCTCGCGGGGTGA
- a CDS encoding NUDIX domain-containing protein, which translates to MSREPRVGCGVVLLKDDAILLIRRKREPEAGCWSLPGGKVDWGEPSMAAAARETAEELGVQAEGLTLLCVVDLIDQGDGAHWVSPVYLAKAFSGEPRLMEPHKHAAFGWFALDALPAPLASSAAVAAQALRARS; encoded by the coding sequence GTGAGCCGGGAGCCGCGCGTCGGCTGCGGCGTCGTTCTGCTGAAGGACGACGCCATCCTGCTCATCCGGCGCAAGCGGGAGCCGGAGGCCGGCTGCTGGAGCCTGCCCGGCGGCAAGGTCGATTGGGGGGAGCCCTCCATGGCCGCCGCCGCCCGCGAGACCGCCGAGGAGCTGGGCGTTCAGGCCGAAGGCCTGACCTTGCTGTGCGTGGTGGATCTGATCGACCAGGGCGACGGCGCGCACTGGGTCTCGCCCGTCTATCTGGCCAAGGCCTTCAGCGGCGAGCCGCGCCTGATGGAGCCGCACAAGCACGCCGCCTTCGGCTGGTTCGCGTTGGACGCCCTGCCTGCGCCGCTGGCCTCATCGGCGGCCGTCGCGGCGCAGGCGCTCAGGGCGCGCTCCTAA
- a CDS encoding VOC family protein, which translates to MIGYVTIGALDEQASKRFYDAVFTAIGSERKLEGGGWIGYGVTGPGKDITDCHTALCPTFNGEPARPGNGIMIGYQAQSPDQVKAAHAAGLAAGGTCEGLPGFRPAEAESGFYGA; encoded by the coding sequence ATGATCGGATACGTCACCATCGGCGCCCTCGACGAGCAGGCGTCGAAGCGGTTCTACGACGCGGTGTTCACCGCCATCGGCAGCGAGCGCAAGCTCGAGGGCGGCGGCTGGATCGGCTATGGCGTCACCGGGCCGGGCAAGGACATCACCGACTGCCACACGGCGCTCTGCCCGACCTTCAACGGCGAGCCGGCCAGGCCGGGCAACGGCATCATGATCGGCTATCAGGCGCAGTCGCCCGATCAGGTAAAAGCGGCGCACGCCGCGGGGCTGGCCGCTGGCGGAACCTGCGAAGGCCTGCCGGGCTTTCGTCCCGCCGAGGCTGAGTCCGGCTTCTATGGCGCCTAG
- a CDS encoding N-acetyltransferase family protein: MSRFTGTIRDLTNADRESWDGLWAGYLAFYESSDLPQAVGDTTFERMLDPAEPMFALVAEQDGQAIGFAHCVVHRATWTTGFYCYLEDLFVSPVTRGSGAGRALIEAIYARADAEGWDRVYWLTHETNTQARKLYDAVAQNRGFIQYRR, from the coding sequence ATGAGCCGCTTCACCGGAACGATCCGCGACCTGACCAACGCCGACCGGGAGAGCTGGGATGGCCTCTGGGCGGGCTACCTGGCCTTCTACGAATCCTCCGACCTGCCCCAGGCGGTCGGCGACACGACCTTCGAGCGCATGCTTGATCCCGCCGAGCCGATGTTCGCCCTCGTGGCCGAGCAGGACGGCCAGGCGATCGGTTTCGCCCACTGCGTCGTTCATCGCGCGACCTGGACGACGGGCTTCTATTGCTATCTGGAGGACCTGTTCGTCTCTCCCGTTACGCGGGGCTCGGGCGCCGGCCGCGCCCTGATCGAGGCGATCTATGCGCGGGCAGACGCGGAAGGCTGGGACCGCGTCTATTGGCTCACTCACGAGACTAACACCCAGGCCCGCAAGCTCTATGACGCGGTCGCGCAGAACCGCGGATTCATTCAATACCGACGTTAG
- a CDS encoding NADP-dependent isocitrate dehydrogenase encodes MAKIKVANPVVDMDGDEMTRIIWKLIKDKLIFPYLDLELDYYDLSVENRDATNDQVTIDAAEATKKHGVAVKCATITPDEARVTEFNLKKMWKSPNGTIRNILGGVIFREPIICQNVPRLVPGWTQPIIVGRHAFGDQYRATDFLFPGKGTLTIKFVGEDGQTIEHEVYKAPSSGVAMAMYNLDESIREFAHASFAYGLNRKYPVYLSTKNTILKAYDGRFKDLFQEVFDEHYAEQFKALGIHYEHRLIDDMVASALKWSGGYVWACKNYDGDVQSDIVAQGFGSLGLMTSVLMTPDGKTVEAEAAHGTVTRHYRQHQKGKSTSTNSIASIFAWTRGLAHRAKLDDNAELAAFAATLEKVCIDTVESGFMTKDLALLVGDKQGWLTTEGFLDKIDENLKKAMAA; translated from the coding sequence ATGGCCAAGATCAAAGTCGCCAACCCCGTCGTGGACATGGACGGGGACGAGATGACCCGGATCATCTGGAAGCTCATCAAGGATAAGCTGATCTTCCCGTATCTGGATCTCGAGCTCGACTATTACGACCTGTCGGTCGAGAACCGGGACGCCACCAACGACCAGGTGACCATCGACGCCGCCGAGGCGACCAAGAAGCATGGCGTGGCCGTCAAGTGCGCCACCATCACCCCGGACGAAGCGCGGGTGACCGAATTCAACCTCAAGAAGATGTGGAAGTCGCCCAACGGCACCATCCGCAACATCCTGGGCGGCGTGATCTTCCGCGAGCCGATCATCTGCCAGAACGTGCCCCGCCTGGTCCCGGGCTGGACCCAGCCGATCATCGTCGGCCGCCACGCCTTCGGCGACCAGTACCGCGCCACCGACTTCCTGTTCCCCGGCAAGGGCACCTTGACGATCAAGTTCGTCGGCGAAGACGGTCAGACCATCGAGCATGAGGTCTACAAGGCTCCGAGCTCGGGCGTCGCCATGGCCATGTACAACCTCGACGAGTCGATCCGTGAGTTCGCCCACGCCTCGTTCGCCTATGGCCTGAACCGCAAGTACCCGGTGTACCTGTCGACCAAGAACACGATCCTGAAAGCCTATGACGGCCGCTTCAAGGACCTGTTCCAGGAAGTGTTCGACGAGCACTACGCCGAGCAGTTCAAGGCCCTTGGCATCCACTACGAGCACCGCCTGATCGACGACATGGTCGCCTCGGCGCTGAAGTGGTCGGGCGGCTACGTCTGGGCCTGCAAGAACTACGACGGCGACGTGCAGTCGGACATCGTCGCCCAGGGCTTCGGCTCGCTGGGCCTGATGACCTCGGTTCTGATGACGCCGGACGGCAAGACGGTGGAAGCCGAAGCCGCCCACGGCACCGTCACCCGCCACTACCGCCAGCATCAGAAGGGCAAGTCGACCTCGACCAACTCGATCGCCTCGATCTTCGCCTGGACCCGTGGCCTGGCCCACCGCGCCAAGCTGGACGACAACGCCGAACTGGCCGCCTTCGCCGCCACCCTGGAAAAGGTCTGCATCGACACCGTCGAGAGCGGCTTCATGACCAAGGACCTGGCGCTGCTGGTCGGCGACAAGCAAGGCTGGCTGACGACCGAAGGCTTCCTCGACAAGATCGACGAGAACCTGAAGAAGGCCATGGCGGCCTAA